A part of Oncorhynchus clarkii lewisi isolate Uvic-CL-2024 chromosome 17, UVic_Ocla_1.0, whole genome shotgun sequence genomic DNA contains:
- the LOC139370711 gene encoding chromosome alignment-maintaining phosphoprotein 1-like: MSRVLYVHSPEPPPTGHSPEPPPTVHSPEPPAKVPSPGSPATIRSPEPPAMIHGPVPQKRRGQHKEAIEQLVRTNKITRQIHERSFFTKPVPGIVMGASSSSYVRQPSRGQRGYMKTGPRPWRRSQSQLSDTPGMIAPNVDLLNFGCSTKLTENSFH, encoded by the exons atgtctagggttttgtatgtccacagtccggaacctccaccaacgggccacagtccggaacctccaccgacggtccacagtccggaacctccggcaaaggtccccagtccggggtctccggcgacgatccgcagtccagagcctccggcgatgatccacggtccggttccacaAAAGCGGAGGGGTCAGCATAAGGAG GCAATTGAGCAGCTAGTGCGAACCAACAAGATCACTCGGCAGATCCATGAACGTTCCTTCTTCACCAAGCCAGTGCCCGGCATCGTCATGGGGGCATCTTCATCCAGCTATGT GAGACAGCCATCCAGAGGGCAACGTGGATACATGAAAACGGGTCCAAGACCATGGAGGAGATCTCAATCACAGTTGTCGGATACTCCAGGCATG ATTGCTCCAAATGTTGATTTACTCAACTTTGGATGTTCAACAAAGCTGACCGAAAATAGTTTTCACTAA